One window from the genome of Nitrosopumilus sp. encodes:
- a CDS encoding PPOX class F420-dependent oxidoreductase, with product MDEKAIKLLSEKNLVFIATIMKDGSPQVSPVWANYENGFVLVNTAEGRIKHKNVLRDPRVAVSVVSKDNPLDMTTIRGTVEELIPDYEYKHADKLTQQYMRREHYPFKRDDEKRVILKIKPNKVFVLPELKMSE from the coding sequence ATGGATGAAAAAGCAATCAAATTACTTTCTGAAAAAAATCTTGTCTTTATTGCAACAATTATGAAAGATGGTTCTCCACAAGTTTCTCCTGTTTGGGCAAATTATGAAAATGGATTTGTTTTGGTTAATACTGCTGAAGGTAGAATAAAACACAAAAATGTTTTACGAGATCCACGTGTTGCAGTTTCAGTTGTATCAAAAGACAATCCACTTGACATGACAACTATTCGTGGAACTGTAGAAGAACTAATTCCTGATTATGAATACAAACATGCAGACAAGCTTACACAACAATACATGAGACGTGAACATTATCCTTTCAAACGTGATGATGAAAAAAGAGTCATACTAAAAATAAAACCAAACAAAGTATTTGTTTTGCCTGAATTAAAAATGTCAGAGTAA
- a CDS encoding DUF4352 domain-containing protein, giving the protein MARIGVVIVVGAIIASMIIANYMYTQYTTNYIESVAGEKITVGPVEYVVTFEGTHEGSKDVMPENTFVMIGITAKNIGDEKTLFSGGQLYIVDEKEQKHQAVYGEFSSKDLLLEWLEPNKAVEKTTQFDVPFDEEKQYKIIIRPQKDQSTVDTAVVCITNC; this is encoded by the coding sequence ATGGCAAGAATCGGAGTTGTAATTGTGGTTGGTGCAATTATAGCTTCAATGATAATTGCAAATTACATGTACACACAATATACAACAAATTACATTGAATCAGTTGCAGGAGAAAAAATTACCGTAGGTCCTGTAGAATATGTAGTCACTTTTGAAGGAACTCATGAAGGAAGCAAGGATGTAATGCCAGAAAATACGTTTGTTATGATTGGAATCACTGCAAAAAATATCGGAGATGAAAAAACTCTCTTTTCAGGAGGACAATTATACATTGTAGATGAAAAAGAACAAAAACATCAAGCAGTTTATGGAGAATTCTCATCTAAAGACTTGCTTTTAGAATGGTTAGAACCAAACAAAGCAGTTGAAAAAACAACACAGTTTGATGTTCCATTTGATGAAGAAAAACAATACAAAATAATTATTCGTCCACAAAAAGATCAATCAACTGTCGATACAGCTGTGGTTTGTATTACAAATTGTTGA
- a CDS encoding DUF2299 family protein, producing MSTTRMRDNVERWVIHESLSFEEIKNPENSFHIIIKHAGPYGIPVEIFEPKGQPGILVVGAKVVMKNNQIARYLGFNPEEKEKFEKKVGEFCYSIQAINKIITEDGKQKIGVYVVLDDKENINQQTMFEAIDSVSEKYDKTARFLLKTF from the coding sequence ATGAGTACAACCAGGATGAGAGATAATGTAGAAAGATGGGTTATTCACGAGAGCCTTTCGTTTGAAGAAATTAAAAATCCTGAAAATAGTTTTCACATCATAATTAAACATGCAGGACCATACGGAATTCCAGTAGAGATTTTTGAACCAAAAGGACAACCAGGAATACTAGTAGTAGGCGCCAAAGTAGTGATGAAAAACAATCAAATTGCAAGATATTTAGGATTTAATCCTGAAGAAAAAGAAAAATTTGAGAAAAAGGTAGGAGAATTCTGTTATTCAATTCAAGCAATTAATAAAATAATTACAGAAGATGGAAAACAAAAGATTGGAGTTTATGTTGTATTAGATGACAAAGAAAATATCAATCAGCAGACCATGTTTGAAGCAATAGATAGTGTTTCAGAAAAATATGATAAAACAGCAAGATTTTTGCTGAAAACGTTTTAG
- a CDS encoding 50S ribosomal protein L6 has product MSTNQLEEFKDQVDIPEGVTVSVDKHMVSFVGPLGKTYKSFRSIPINVEVNDGKVLLSAINQKKRDYAILHTARSIIKNICEGLVTGYTIKMKIVFSHFPITVKVEGKKILIENFQGERAPRITNIVGNTKVVPKGEDVILTGEVWTDITQTAANIELKSKVKNKDHRVFLDGIYAFEKKKGIDK; this is encoded by the coding sequence ATGTCTACTAATCAACTAGAAGAATTCAAAGATCAGGTAGACATTCCTGAAGGTGTAACAGTATCAGTAGATAAACACATGGTATCATTTGTAGGACCATTAGGAAAAACATACAAAAGTTTCAGAAGCATACCAATTAATGTAGAAGTTAACGACGGCAAAGTTCTCTTATCTGCAATTAATCAAAAGAAAAGAGATTATGCAATTCTACATACTGCAAGATCAATTATCAAAAATATTTGTGAGGGTTTAGTAACAGGATATACAATAAAAATGAAAATTGTTTTTTCACACTTTCCTATCACAGTAAAAGTAGAAGGGAAAAAAATTCTAATTGAAAACTTTCAAGGTGAACGAGCTCCAAGAATCACAAATATTGTAGGAAACACAAAAGTAGTTCCAAAAGGAGAAGACGTAATCCTTACAGGAGAAGTATGGACAGACATTACTCAAACTGCAGCAAATATTGAACTTAAATCAAAAGTTAAGAACAAAGATCATAGAGTATTCTTAGACGGCATTTATGCATTTGAGAAGAAAAAAGGCATTGACAAATAG
- a CDS encoding 30S ribosomal protein S8 — MPATNILANLFVTLYNNESRRKSDCVILPTSKLGIEVLKTLQKDGYIGEFEHIDDKRGGKFKIKLLAKINKCGAISPRFKVKNDEYNNWEQQYLPAYDRGMLLVTTNQGVMSHHEASQKGIGGFLIGYVY, encoded by the coding sequence ATGCCAGCAACAAATATCTTAGCAAATCTATTTGTCACACTTTACAATAACGAATCACGAAGAAAATCAGACTGTGTCATACTTCCGACATCAAAATTAGGTATTGAAGTTCTCAAAACTTTGCAAAAAGACGGATACATTGGAGAGTTCGAACATATTGATGACAAAAGAGGAGGAAAATTCAAAATTAAACTATTAGCAAAAATTAACAAGTGTGGTGCCATATCCCCAAGATTCAAAGTCAAAAATGACGAATACAATAATTGGGAACAACAGTATCTACCAGCATACGATCGTGGAATGCTTCTAGTTACAACAAACCAAGGAGTAATGTCTCATCATGAAGCATCGCAAAAAGGAATTGGAGGATTTTTGATAGGTTATGTCTACTAA
- a CDS encoding 30S ribosomal protein S14 — MAKDRSYEATGRKKHDFGRGSKWCKRCGDYTAVIQKYDLMLCRRCFREVATSLGFRKNK, encoded by the coding sequence ATGGCAAAAGATAGATCTTATGAAGCAACAGGTAGAAAAAAACATGACTTTGGAAGAGGTTCAAAATGGTGTAAAAGATGTGGAGACTATACAGCTGTCATCCAAAAATATGATTTAATGTTATGCAGACGATGCTTCAGAGAAGTCGCAACATCTTTAGGGTTCAGGAAAAACAAGTGA
- a CDS encoding 50S ribosomal protein L5: protein MSQVTESPMKKISLEKVVLNMGVGKSGDIISIARKALDQISGKKSSARNAKETQRDWGVRKGEPIGAAVTIRGNDAVALLKRLLEAKGNTVNGRSFDNFGNFSFGIREHIDIPGVKYDPQIGILGLGISVTLTRPGYGIRTRSKHKARVGKSHIIKSQEAKDYLAKEFGVTVT, encoded by the coding sequence ATGTCTCAAGTAACAGAATCCCCAATGAAAAAAATCTCATTAGAGAAAGTGGTATTGAATATGGGTGTAGGCAAATCAGGAGACATAATTAGCATTGCAAGAAAAGCTCTTGATCAAATATCTGGAAAAAAATCTTCTGCACGAAATGCAAAAGAAACACAAAGAGATTGGGGAGTAAGAAAAGGAGAACCAATCGGAGCTGCAGTTACAATTAGAGGCAACGATGCCGTGGCGTTACTAAAAAGATTACTAGAAGCGAAAGGCAACACCGTAAATGGCAGATCATTTGATAATTTTGGTAATTTTTCATTTGGAATTAGAGAACATATTGATATTCCAGGAGTGAAATATGATCCACAGATCGGAATTTTAGGTTTAGGTATTTCAGTTACATTAACAAGACCAGGATATGGAATAAGAACACGAAGTAAACACAAAGCCAGAGTAGGAAAATCACACATCATAAAAAGTCAAGAAGCAAAAGATTATCTAGCAAAAGAATTTGGAGTGACCGTAACATAA
- a CDS encoding 30S ribosomal protein S4e, whose amino-acid sequence MVSISGSKKLKRQMAPQFWGITRKDKRFVITVKPGPHKKNHSVPTAVFLRDMLNIVTSLREAKTAIYSGRVKIDGVVRKSLHHAIGLMDVVELQDVTDVYRLVPTEDKLLKPIKINESEKSKKLVRVVSKTTINKGKLQIGFHDGRAIISDTKVNVGDTCLIQIPDQKIIEVIKLETGCQGLVTRGNNAGRIGKIETIEEGTFILPKRVILSLGDRKIEIPADIIMPIGKEEPIIQLK is encoded by the coding sequence ATGGTAAGCATTTCAGGCAGTAAAAAACTCAAAAGACAAATGGCCCCACAATTCTGGGGAATTACAAGAAAAGATAAACGATTTGTAATCACAGTCAAACCAGGACCACATAAAAAGAATCATTCTGTACCAACTGCAGTATTTCTTAGAGATATGTTGAATATAGTTACAAGTTTAAGAGAAGCAAAGACTGCAATATATTCTGGAAGAGTAAAGATTGATGGAGTTGTAAGAAAATCACTTCATCATGCAATTGGATTAATGGATGTTGTAGAACTTCAAGATGTTACAGATGTTTATCGTCTAGTTCCAACAGAAGACAAGTTGTTAAAACCAATAAAGATTAACGAATCAGAAAAATCTAAGAAACTTGTTAGAGTTGTAAGCAAGACAACTATCAACAAAGGAAAATTGCAAATCGGATTCCATGATGGTCGTGCAATTATTTCAGATACTAAAGTAAATGTTGGAGATACATGTCTAATACAAATTCCAGATCAAAAAATTATAGAGGTAATTAAATTAGAAACAGGATGTCAAGGATTAGTAACACGTGGAAATAATGCAGGAAGAATTGGCAAGATTGAAACCATAGAAGAAGGAACATTCATTCTGCCAAAAAGAGTCATACTCTCATTAGGAGATAGAAAAATTGAAATCCCCGCAGACATCATTATGCCAATTGGAAAAGAGGAGCCAATTATTCAATTAAAGTGA
- the rplX gene encoding 50S ribosomal protein L24, with the protein MKPTKMRNQMIYQSTYTTKSKQLGSALSKDLQKKYGKRSVRVVEGDSIKIVRGEFKGVDGKISKISTQKSSVAVEGIKKEATKGEKYDVYIHTSNLVVTSLNGEDKWRIAKLEGKDPSNQPKTAPKSETVKEVPKETKVADKVKKEEDEK; encoded by the coding sequence ATGAAACCAACAAAAATGCGCAATCAGATGATTTATCAATCAACTTACACTACAAAAAGTAAACAACTTGGAAGTGCACTTTCAAAAGATCTTCAGAAAAAATATGGAAAAAGAAGTGTAAGAGTAGTTGAAGGAGACAGCATCAAAATTGTTAGAGGAGAATTCAAAGGAGTAGACGGCAAGATTTCTAAAATATCTACACAGAAAAGTAGTGTTGCAGTTGAGGGTATTAAAAAAGAAGCAACAAAAGGTGAAAAATATGATGTTTACATTCACACTTCAAATCTAGTTGTTACATCACTAAATGGAGAAGACAAATGGAGAATTGCAAAATTAGAAGGAAAAGATCCAAGCAATCAACCAAAGACTGCACCAAAATCAGAAACAGTGAAAGAGGTTCCTAAAGAAACAAAAGTAGCAGATAAGGTCAAAAAAGAGGAAGATGAGAAATAA
- a CDS encoding 50S ribosomal protein L14 yields MAKQAGKGVEEFRPYVTKVIPIGANIVCADNSGAKILEVINVPRHHTRSSRLASASVGDFCNVVVKKGPAELRKQVYGAVIIRQKYAIRRLNGVRVCFEDNAAVLITPEGETKGTDIKGPVAAEATEKWPRVANLASMVV; encoded by the coding sequence ATGGCAAAGCAAGCAGGTAAAGGAGTAGAAGAATTTCGACCATATGTAACTAAAGTAATTCCTATCGGTGCAAACATAGTATGTGCAGATAATTCAGGGGCCAAAATTTTAGAAGTCATTAATGTTCCAAGACATCACACTAGATCATCAAGACTAGCATCAGCATCTGTGGGAGACTTTTGTAATGTAGTAGTTAAAAAAGGTCCTGCAGAATTAAGAAAACAAGTTTACGGTGCCGTAATCATTAGACAAAAATATGCAATTAGAAGATTAAACGGTGTAAGAGTTTGTTTTGAAGATAATGCAGCAGTGTTAATTACTCCAGAAGGAGAAACAAAAGGAACGGACATCAAAGGACCAGTAGCAGCTGAAGCAACAGAAAAATGGCCAAGAGTAGCTAACTTGGCATCAATGGTGGTATGA
- a CDS encoding 30S ribosomal protein S17, with protein sequence MTQNIGLKVKEPTRECEDKHCPFHGGLSIRGKLFDGKVTGSKARQTITLQKDAPIYFNKFKRYARGTSTIHAHVPACLDVETGDHVLTAECRPISKSVSYVVVEVKA encoded by the coding sequence ATGACTCAAAACATCGGATTAAAAGTAAAAGAACCAACAAGAGAATGTGAGGATAAGCATTGTCCATTCCACGGAGGTTTATCAATTAGAGGAAAGCTCTTTGATGGTAAAGTTACAGGAAGCAAAGCAAGACAAACAATTACGTTACAAAAAGATGCCCCAATTTACTTTAACAAGTTTAAGAGATATGCCAGAGGCACAAGTACCATACATGCACATGTACCAGCATGTTTAGATGTCGAAACAGGAGATCACGTATTGACTGCAGAATGCAGACCAATCTCAAAATCAGTATCTTATGTAGTTGTGGAGGTTAAAGCATAA
- a CDS encoding ribonuclease P protein subunit, which produces MINVDNIFSHELIGLETKIVQSTNPEIIGLNGRIVNETKSMFTINTKKGAKTIAKNTNNWEFTVDGKSIEIEGTKIAKRPFDRIGGKT; this is translated from the coding sequence ATGATTAATGTAGATAACATATTTTCACATGAATTAATCGGATTAGAAACCAAAATTGTTCAGTCTACTAATCCCGAAATAATAGGATTAAATGGAAGAATTGTTAATGAAACAAAATCAATGTTTACGATTAATACAAAAAAAGGTGCAAAAACAATTGCAAAAAATACCAACAATTGGGAATTCACAGTTGATGGTAAATCAATCGAAATAGAAGGTACCAAAATTGCAAAAAGACCTTTTGACAGAATAGGAGGAAAAACATGA
- the rpmC gene encoding 50S ribosomal protein L29, with protein MTRLSMKTIKQLNEKDLKSKINESRSELAKLRIDASKGTLRKESGKLKPIRHDIARMLTRLNEMRKEK; from the coding sequence ATGACCAGACTCAGTATGAAAACGATAAAACAATTAAACGAAAAAGATCTTAAAAGTAAAATCAATGAATCACGTAGTGAACTTGCTAAACTTAGAATTGATGCTTCTAAAGGAACATTGAGAAAAGAAAGCGGTAAACTTAAACCAATACGTCATGACATTGCAAGAATGCTAACTAGATTGAACGAAATGAGGAAAGAAAAATGA